From a region of the Dehalococcoidia bacterium genome:
- a CDS encoding pyridoxal-dependent decarboxylase — MNDADRAALRARLVHPLVDFDWDAERWRAYGERLLDVLAAASTNWDQRPPAPLPADDVAASFDGPLPASGIPFDDLIDRIERDVVPSSAFNGHPRWLAYIMGSPTPVSVLGSLAAAALNQNTGLWRVTPSATAIELQTIRWIANMLGLPSTSEGIFVSGGQMANIVAHAVIRDAMAPWDVRRYGARGPDGNAPRMRVYASSELHYCHEQAAELLGMGRDAIRSVPVDDGYRMRLDALTQMIAEDRARGDLPIAIVATAGTVGTGAVDPIGGLLQAARDEKLWLHVDGAYGAFAVLAESAPSDLAALAGVDSVACDPHKWLYSAIDAGVVLMRESGRLERSFAFHASYLQTAEAGARVDLLERSPENSRPQRALKVWLALQAFGRDGYAAMIEYNLQLAAYLEALVLATPGLVLAAPRGLSIVCWRVEPPGIEGAALDQLQHQVITELEHRGIAMISNTRLQDGRTALRACITNFRTRPDDIDAIVNATAEIAAELTARQPSS; from the coding sequence ATGAACGACGCAGACCGCGCCGCCCTGCGCGCGCGCCTCGTGCATCCCCTCGTCGACTTCGACTGGGACGCTGAGCGCTGGCGCGCGTACGGCGAGCGCCTGCTCGACGTGCTCGCCGCGGCGTCGACCAACTGGGATCAGCGCCCGCCCGCTCCCCTCCCCGCCGACGACGTCGCCGCGTCGTTCGACGGCCCGCTCCCGGCCAGCGGCATCCCGTTCGACGATCTCATCGACCGCATCGAGCGCGACGTCGTGCCGTCGAGCGCGTTCAACGGTCATCCGCGCTGGCTCGCCTACATCATGGGCTCGCCGACGCCCGTCTCCGTCCTCGGCAGTCTCGCGGCCGCGGCGCTCAATCAGAACACCGGCCTCTGGCGCGTGACGCCGTCCGCCACTGCCATCGAATTGCAGACGATCCGCTGGATCGCGAACATGCTCGGCCTGCCCTCGACGAGTGAAGGGATCTTCGTCAGCGGCGGCCAGATGGCCAACATCGTCGCCCACGCCGTCATCCGTGATGCGATGGCGCCGTGGGACGTGCGACGATACGGCGCCCGCGGCCCGGACGGCAACGCGCCTCGGATGCGCGTCTACGCGAGCAGCGAGTTGCACTACTGTCACGAGCAGGCGGCCGAACTGCTCGGCATGGGCCGCGACGCGATCCGCTCCGTGCCCGTCGACGATGGCTATCGCATGCGCCTCGACGCGCTCACGCAGATGATCGCCGAAGATCGCGCCCGCGGCGACTTGCCGATCGCGATCGTCGCCACCGCCGGCACCGTCGGTACAGGCGCCGTCGATCCGATCGGTGGGCTGCTCCAGGCGGCGCGCGACGAGAAGCTCTGGCTGCATGTCGACGGCGCATACGGCGCCTTCGCCGTCCTCGCCGAAAGCGCGCCGTCCGATCTCGCCGCCCTCGCCGGCGTCGACTCCGTCGCCTGCGATCCGCACAAGTGGCTCTACTCCGCGATCGATGCAGGCGTCGTGCTCATGCGCGAGTCCGGACGCCTCGAACGCTCTTTCGCGTTCCACGCGTCGTACTTGCAGACCGCCGAGGCCGGCGCGCGCGTCGACCTGCTCGAGCGCTCGCCCGAAAACTCGCGCCCGCAGCGTGCCCTCAAAGTCTGGCTCGCGCTCCAGGCCTTCGGCCGCGACGGCTACGCCGCCATGATTGAGTACAACCTCCAACTCGCCGCCTACCTCGAAGCGCTCGTGCTCGCGACGCCCGGCCTCGTGCTCGCGGCGCCGCGCGGCCTCTCGATCGTCTGCTGGCGCGTCGAACCGCCCGGCATCGAAGGCGCCGCGCTCGACCAACTGCAACATCAGGTGATCACCGAACTCGAGCATCGCGGCATCGCCATGATCTCGAACACACGTCTGCAAGACGGCCGCACCGCCCTCCGCGCCTGCATCACAAACTTCCGCACCCGCCCCGATGACATCGACGCCATCGTGAACGCCACCGCCGAGATCGCCGCCGAACTCACCGCCCGCCAACCCTCATCCTGA
- a CDS encoding polysaccharide deacetylase family protein — protein MSQPNQHHTNRLLGYPDDARLLIINADDFGMCHAVNAAITRSLTSGVVTSTTLMVPCAWALHAMRWLSAHPEIPFGVHLTAVGDSLHYRWKTLSCRDDVSSLVDETGHFYNWDRMAEFFARARLDELEVEFRAQIDTVLAAGLMPTHLDWHSIRIDRWPEILEVMFGLAKEYGLALRVRERPFIDKVQRQGLPTNDYDFLDSSVGFDTATKPAQFAQLLRDLPAGLSEWALHPGLGTPELQTIEPEGWPVRQADFDFAISTEARAIIEQEGIILLSYQPLQAVWQ, from the coding sequence ATGAGTCAACCCAACCAGCATCACACCAACCGGTTGCTCGGCTATCCCGACGACGCCCGCTTATTGATCATCAACGCCGACGACTTCGGCATGTGCCACGCCGTCAACGCGGCGATCACGCGCTCGCTCACGTCAGGGGTGGTCACGTCCACGACCCTGATGGTTCCCTGTGCCTGGGCACTCCACGCGATGCGGTGGCTGTCCGCCCATCCCGAGATCCCGTTCGGCGTTCACCTGACCGCCGTGGGCGACAGCCTCCACTATCGTTGGAAGACGCTCAGTTGCCGGGACGACGTGTCCTCGCTGGTGGACGAGACGGGCCACTTCTACAACTGGGATCGCATGGCCGAGTTTTTTGCTCGTGCTCGGCTGGACGAATTGGAAGTGGAATTCCGCGCCCAGATCGACACTGTTCTGGCGGCGGGCCTCATGCCGACCCACCTGGACTGGCATTCCATCCGCATCGACCGCTGGCCTGAGATCCTGGAGGTGATGTTCGGTCTGGCGAAGGAATACGGCCTCGCCCTGCGCGTCCGCGAGCGACCTTTCATTGACAAGGTGCAGCGGCAGGGCCTGCCTACCAACGACTACGACTTTCTGGACAGCTCCGTGGGCTTCGACACCGCGACTAAACCGGCGCAGTTCGCCCAATTGCTGCGCGACCTCCCGGCGGGGCTGAGCGAGTGGGCGCTGCACCCCGGCCTCGGCACACCCGAATTACAGACCATCGAGCCGGAAGGCTGGCCGGTGCGGCAGGCGGACTTTGACTTTGCTATCTCCACCGAAGCCCGCGCCATCATCGAGCAGGAGGGCATCATCCTGCTCAGCTACCAACCACTCCAAGCGGTGTGGCAGTGA
- a CDS encoding aldehyde ferredoxin oxidoreductase family protein, whose translation MLNGAINGKMLNVRLNSGTVEVEQIPEDMYRKYLGGYGIGSRLMFDRIPKGANPLGPENVLGLFPGLLTGTPFFGIRYQAVAKSPKTGGWGDANAGGDFGPYLKNAGWDGIMLYEKSSKPVYVHIEDDKVEIKDAADLWGMNAIDVEMKLKERHGKKASVACIGPAGENQSLMAGICNERGRLAARSGLGAVMGSKNVKAIVVNASKNIIGSSPEIMKQVRQSLDEFAKPITNFFRTYGTTGITNGSAMSGDAPVKNWGGVGMVDFPQGMVLSGDNVNRRMEKKYACWHCPVACGGESHAWDDQENQAKVRIAKRETKASELKAQLASAADDQKQPLESQLKKIENDNKADAEIANDARYPYPKHTHRAEYETMTSFGTMMLNNDINALHYANHLCNQYGVDTIAAGATVAFAMECYENGLITKEDTDGIDLRWGNSDAIIEALHKIGKKEGSLGEIFGDGVKAASDKIGPKSVEFAMEVGGEELPMHDPKLQPEYFTTYKLDPTPARHTQYEGASRPAWNLAPGVQNRTVAAGRGDHHQGRANYMHVVNSAGMCMFIMMGAPNDRIPEWINSETGWDTTREELIKTGERIGNLRMAFSVREGDIVTQRRVPGRLWGAQALEAGPHKDLSLDTKTLEQEFLAAAGWDAATATPSRKKLEELEIGDVADAIGAK comes from the coding sequence ATGCTCAACGGCGCGATCAACGGCAAGATGCTGAACGTGCGGCTCAACTCCGGCACGGTCGAAGTGGAGCAGATCCCCGAAGACATGTACCGCAAGTACCTCGGCGGGTACGGCATCGGCTCCCGGCTGATGTTCGACCGCATCCCGAAAGGTGCGAACCCGTTGGGCCCGGAGAACGTGCTCGGACTCTTTCCCGGGCTGCTGACCGGCACGCCGTTTTTCGGCATTCGCTACCAGGCCGTCGCGAAGTCGCCGAAGACGGGCGGCTGGGGCGACGCGAACGCGGGCGGCGACTTTGGCCCGTACCTGAAGAACGCGGGCTGGGACGGCATCATGCTGTACGAGAAGTCGTCGAAGCCGGTGTACGTACACATCGAAGACGACAAGGTGGAGATCAAGGACGCCGCCGATCTGTGGGGCATGAACGCGATCGACGTCGAGATGAAACTGAAGGAGCGTCACGGCAAGAAGGCGAGCGTCGCTTGCATCGGTCCGGCGGGTGAGAACCAGTCGTTGATGGCCGGCATCTGCAACGAGCGCGGCCGGTTGGCGGCGCGCAGTGGCCTGGGCGCGGTGATGGGCTCGAAGAACGTGAAGGCGATCGTCGTCAACGCTTCGAAGAACATCATCGGTTCGAGTCCGGAGATCATGAAGCAGGTGCGGCAGTCGCTGGACGAGTTCGCGAAGCCGATCACGAACTTCTTCCGCACGTACGGCACGACGGGCATCACGAACGGTTCGGCGATGTCGGGCGACGCGCCGGTGAAGAACTGGGGCGGCGTCGGGATGGTGGACTTCCCGCAGGGCATGGTGCTCTCCGGTGACAACGTCAACCGCCGCATGGAGAAGAAGTACGCGTGCTGGCACTGCCCTGTCGCCTGCGGCGGCGAGTCGCACGCATGGGACGACCAGGAGAACCAGGCGAAGGTGCGCATCGCGAAGCGCGAGACGAAAGCTTCGGAGTTGAAGGCGCAGCTCGCGTCGGCGGCGGATGACCAGAAGCAGCCGCTCGAGTCGCAGCTGAAGAAGATCGAGAACGACAACAAGGCGGACGCCGAGATCGCGAACGACGCGCGGTACCCGTACCCGAAGCACACGCACCGCGCGGAGTACGAGACGATGACGTCATTCGGGACGATGATGTTGAACAACGACATCAACGCCCTGCACTACGCGAACCACCTGTGCAATCAGTACGGCGTCGACACGATCGCCGCGGGTGCGACGGTGGCGTTCGCGATGGAGTGCTACGAGAACGGCCTCATCACGAAGGAAGACACCGACGGCATTGACCTGCGCTGGGGCAACTCGGACGCAATCATCGAGGCGCTGCACAAGATCGGCAAGAAGGAAGGGTCGCTGGGGGAGATCTTCGGCGACGGCGTGAAGGCGGCATCGGACAAGATCGGACCGAAGTCGGTCGAGTTCGCGATGGAGGTCGGCGGCGAAGAGTTGCCGATGCACGACCCAAAGCTGCAGCCGGAGTACTTCACGACGTACAAGCTAGACCCGACGCCGGCGCGGCACACGCAGTATGAAGGGGCATCGCGGCCGGCGTGGAACCTGGCGCCGGGCGTGCAGAACCGCACGGTCGCGGCGGGGCGCGGCGACCACCACCAGGGGCGCGCGAACTACATGCACGTTGTGAACTCGGCCGGCATGTGCATGTTCATCATGATGGGCGCGCCGAACGACCGCATCCCGGAGTGGATCAACAGCGAGACGGGCTGGGACACGACGCGCGAGGAGCTGATCAAGACCGGCGAACGCATCGGCAATTTGCGGATGGCGTTCAGCGTGCGCGAGGGCGACATCGTCACGCAGCGGCGGGTGCCGGGGCGGCTGTGGGGCGCGCAGGCGCTGGAGGCGGGTCCGCACAAGGACCTGTCGCTGGACACGAAGACGCTGGAGCAGGAGTTCCTGGCCGCCGCAGGCTGGGACGCCGCGACGGCGACGCCATCCCGCAAGAAGCTCGAAGAGCTGGAGATCGGGGACGTGGCGGACGCTATCGGGGCGAAGTAG
- a CDS encoding HIT family protein produces the protein MSPTAGADPDCPFCAIAAGAQADPIVYQDDHTLAFVDMRQPSEGHTLVIPKRHIRNLYELDDDTAGHLMRTVVRVSRAVRDAFACEGMSHWISTDPAGGQEVHHLHIHIMPRRPGDGLLRKYSTPPATPPQDDRERQAVAIRAAIIDLQ, from the coding sequence CTGAGCCCGACAGCCGGCGCCGACCCCGACTGCCCCTTCTGCGCCATCGCCGCCGGCGCCCAGGCCGACCCGATCGTCTACCAGGACGACCACACGCTCGCCTTCGTCGATATGAGGCAACCGTCGGAAGGCCACACGCTCGTCATACCGAAGCGGCACATCCGCAACCTCTACGAGCTCGACGACGACACCGCAGGCCACCTGATGCGCACCGTCGTCCGCGTGTCGCGCGCCGTCCGCGACGCCTTTGCCTGCGAAGGCATGAGCCACTGGATCTCCACCGATCCCGCGGGCGGCCAGGAGGTCCACCATCTGCACATCCACATCATGCCCCGCCGCCCCGGCGATGGCCTCCTGCGCAAATACTCGACGCCCCCAGCGACCCCACCCCAAGACGACCGCGAACGCCAGGCCGTCGCCATCCGCGCCGCAATCATAGATTTGCAATAA
- a CDS encoding phosphatase PAP2 family protein has product MITTRAATTAIALLTIALVAAIALALQAATGALLPFDRAISDELQHVPGGRLYEPIADLLALGVIEYTLLFAAAAYAWRAGGRLLACSVVLVLVARTLNTPLKELIDRPRPGADDMLIREPAGGHGFPSGHSSTVILVYGYAAVVCARHATMQIGAVAVALALAVVALIGWDRVYDGAHWPSDVLGGYATGATLLIIAIAGPAVAMQLWHRRRPAHVGHSQMSGLG; this is encoded by the coding sequence ATGATCACGACACGAGCCGCTACCACCGCCATTGCCCTGCTAACCATCGCGCTCGTCGCCGCGATCGCGCTCGCACTGCAAGCCGCCACCGGCGCGCTGCTTCCCTTCGACCGCGCCATCTCCGACGAACTGCAGCACGTCCCCGGCGGCCGCCTCTACGAACCGATCGCGGATCTGCTCGCGCTCGGCGTCATCGAGTACACGTTGCTCTTCGCGGCGGCCGCATACGCCTGGCGAGCCGGCGGCAGGCTGTTGGCGTGCTCCGTCGTGCTCGTGCTCGTCGCGCGCACGCTCAACACGCCACTGAAAGAGTTGATCGATCGCCCGCGACCCGGCGCCGACGACATGCTCATCCGCGAGCCCGCCGGCGGCCACGGCTTTCCGAGCGGCCACTCGTCGACGGTCATCCTCGTGTACGGCTACGCTGCCGTCGTCTGCGCGCGTCACGCCACGATGCAGATCGGCGCCGTTGCCGTCGCACTCGCGCTCGCCGTCGTCGCGCTCATCGGATGGGATCGCGTCTACGATGGCGCCCACTGGCCATCCGATGTCCTCGGCGGCTACGCGACCGGCGCGACGCTGCTCATCATCGCCATCGCAGGCCCTGCCGTCGCGATGCAGTTGTGGCATCGGCGGCGACCCGCGCATGTTGGACATTCACAGATGAGCGGTCTAGGCTGA
- a CDS encoding PAC2 family protein, which yields MEMEQLPELERPNVIAAFQGWNDAGQAATTAVRYLVEAWSAKQFAHIDPDEYYSFTDTRPTIRIVEGTSRDLTWPGNEFFYFKGQGNSPAAVMMIGQEPNLKWRAFCGEIINLARAVNARRIVTLGALITESVHTRPVPLTGFSTDSIVQNKLISKSITRSSYEGPTGIVGVLHSACINAEMPTASLWAGTPYYLGSTPNPKTALGLLESIDDLLELNINLNELKAVAEEFERQVSMAVHDNAEIQERIQSLEQAFDASPTQQPPPQFPPTGALIDDLEQFLRRQREEGT from the coding sequence ATGGAGATGGAACAGCTTCCGGAGCTCGAACGCCCGAACGTGATCGCCGCGTTCCAAGGCTGGAACGACGCCGGCCAGGCCGCTACCACCGCCGTCCGCTACCTCGTCGAAGCGTGGAGCGCGAAGCAGTTCGCCCACATCGACCCCGACGAGTACTACAGCTTCACCGACACCCGCCCCACGATCCGCATCGTCGAGGGCACGTCGCGCGACCTGACCTGGCCCGGCAACGAGTTTTTCTACTTCAAAGGCCAGGGCAACTCCCCCGCCGCCGTCATGATGATCGGCCAGGAGCCCAACCTGAAATGGCGCGCGTTCTGCGGCGAGATCATCAACCTCGCGCGCGCCGTCAACGCGCGCCGCATCGTCACGCTTGGCGCCCTGATCACGGAGTCCGTGCACACGCGGCCCGTGCCGCTCACCGGCTTCTCGACTGACTCCATCGTGCAGAACAAGCTCATCAGCAAGAGCATCACCCGCTCGAGCTACGAAGGCCCCACGGGCATCGTCGGCGTCCTGCACAGCGCCTGCATCAACGCCGAAATGCCGACGGCGAGCCTCTGGGCCGGCACGCCCTACTACCTCGGCTCGACGCCCAACCCCAAAACCGCCCTCGGCCTCCTCGAATCGATCGACGACCTCCTCGAACTGAACATCAACCTCAACGAACTGAAGGCCGTCGCCGAAGAGTTCGAACGCCAGGTGAGCATGGCCGTGCACGACAACGCCGAGATCCAGGAGCGCATCCAGTCCCTCGAGCAGGCCTTCGACGCATCGCCGACGCAACAGCCGCCGCCCCAGTTCCCCCCCACCGGCGCCCTCATCGACGACCTAGAACAATTCCTAAGGCGCCAGCGCGAAGAAGGCACGTAG